A single genomic interval of Agromyces cerinus harbors:
- a CDS encoding DUF2804 domain-containing protein has product MNDARTALTHEREITEPVSLTLPNGRLNPAAVGWTRHPLHDTSGIGARGRGTGRNKRWEYWGITTPDHIVAVTVAMLDYATLNQVWVFDRAAATDIDASAITPLSRGVDLPGSLGEGDGARPATARVPGIETTITDSASGTRIVATTKRVAIDIVAERPDGHEALGVVVPWSDTRFQYTVKDVARPARGTVTIDGVTHELPAGESWAVLDHGRGRWPYSMRWHWGAASGIEHGRRLGLQLGGLWTDGTGSTENALSVDGRLHKLGAELDWRFDPSDWLRPWTITGDRVDVIFTPFHDRYAKTALGVIHTETHQCFGTYRGTVTDDSGTAVPVEALLGWAEFVKNRW; this is encoded by the coding sequence GTGAACGACGCCCGAACCGCGCTCACGCATGAGCGCGAGATCACCGAGCCCGTCTCGCTGACGCTGCCGAACGGCAGGCTGAACCCCGCGGCAGTCGGGTGGACGCGGCATCCGCTGCACGACACCTCCGGAATCGGCGCCCGCGGCAGGGGCACGGGGCGCAACAAGCGCTGGGAGTACTGGGGCATCACGACCCCCGACCACATCGTCGCCGTGACGGTCGCCATGCTCGACTACGCGACGCTGAACCAGGTGTGGGTGTTCGACCGGGCCGCCGCGACCGACATCGACGCGAGCGCGATCACCCCGCTCTCCCGCGGCGTCGACCTGCCCGGCTCGCTCGGCGAGGGCGATGGGGCGCGGCCCGCGACGGCACGGGTACCGGGCATCGAGACGACGATCACCGACTCGGCCTCGGGCACCCGCATCGTCGCGACGACGAAGCGCGTCGCGATCGACATCGTCGCCGAACGGCCCGACGGTCACGAGGCGCTCGGCGTCGTCGTGCCGTGGAGCGACACGAGGTTCCAGTACACGGTGAAGGATGTCGCGCGGCCCGCCCGCGGCACGGTCACGATCGACGGGGTGACCCACGAACTGCCCGCCGGCGAGAGCTGGGCGGTGCTCGACCACGGGCGCGGCCGATGGCCGTACTCGATGCGCTGGCACTGGGGCGCCGCATCGGGCATCGAGCACGGGCGACGCCTCGGGCTGCAGCTCGGCGGCCTCTGGACCGACGGCACCGGATCGACCGAGAATGCGCTCTCGGTCGACGGGCGACTGCACAAGCTCGGCGCCGAGCTCGACTGGCGCTTCGACCCGAGCGACTGGCTGCGACCGTGGACGATCACCGGCGACCGCGTCGACGTGATCTTCACGCCGTTCCACGACCGGTACGCGAAGACCGCGCTCGGGGTCATCCACACCGAGACGCACCAGTGCTTCGGCACCTATCGCGGCACGGTGACGGATGACTCGGGCACGGCGGTGCCCGTCGAAGCCCTGCTGGGCTGGGCGGAGTTCGTGAAGAACCGCTGGTAG
- a CDS encoding immune inhibitor A domain-containing protein — MISDSEYYMNYAAPRIEGQFDTDGEVLVDGATAKSAPQVQADAEAFDAKYSQGNPIAAKGLATLEAKSIATGKNPKELKQPKKDKKPKKSNFKQAESTQEAKLLTILVEFDENANDDFSDTYVPTEFGSKQCMPGNVQNGPTHNGIPNPADYELEDNNSMWVPDFSSEHFNKMLFTDEGITERVRTDLTGPDGKPGFDISGYTMKSMYEEMSRGAYTVTGEATPWITVPHSEAWYGASTCFLNDEGVYEAGEIQDQQGHPDNPKGPGQLPIDAVAALAQAQPDFPWADYDIEDQGDRDGDGDFNEPDGVIDHVVLVHAGEDKSGGGGAQGTYAVWAHSSAVAGGADIPGTDLQLSNYIVQPEDSGVGVFAHEYGHDLGLPDLYDTSNQGNSDVDFWDLMSSGSHSGPIFQSMPTHMGIWDKWVLGWVDPVVMNPGDDTETIKVGQTSRAPKGTEDGVKVNLPDKVVTLAEPASGENMWYTGADQDWGDIRIARTVDVPTDAKFWMSNNFVIEEDWDFGFVEVSTDGGDTWTDVKVYNEDGTEATTAEGYPDPNGNLHTFGDKKYGLTGSSDGWARQYVDLSAYAGTTVGVRLRLATDAAFQERGWFADDFAVTSGATEVWADDVESGDNGWTAEVTTFADTTGPGWRIDTGTSSKAQYYMVEWRNFDGFDEGLKYGYNSVYSAGAWKVEKVAYNAPGALVWYRDTTYGNTNHVRTNETALPSYGAKGGLLLVDSHFDPLRRTGDAAAADGTLQHNLPSRAQSSDVAFGLTPTHAFTECIAGAELTTEYCTDIPSRAPVSTFTDDLGWTSGLEVLPDGRLARRFRDGSAVVPSLGNAPYSTRIVDFDGNPLTDLYGAASPLGGVFGTGNPGDDGVGYGTVIEVKKAFKGNQSALITITPPTAG; from the coding sequence GTGATCAGCGATTCCGAGTACTACATGAACTACGCCGCACCTCGCATCGAGGGCCAGTTCGACACCGACGGCGAAGTCCTCGTCGATGGCGCGACGGCGAAGTCGGCACCGCAGGTTCAGGCCGACGCCGAGGCGTTCGACGCGAAGTACTCGCAGGGCAACCCGATCGCGGCGAAGGGGCTCGCCACGCTGGAGGCGAAGTCGATCGCCACGGGCAAGAACCCCAAGGAGCTGAAGCAGCCCAAGAAGGACAAGAAGCCCAAGAAGTCGAACTTCAAGCAGGCCGAGTCCACGCAGGAAGCGAAGCTCCTCACGATCCTCGTCGAGTTCGACGAGAACGCGAACGACGACTTCAGCGACACCTACGTGCCGACCGAGTTCGGCTCGAAGCAGTGCATGCCCGGCAACGTGCAGAACGGCCCGACGCACAACGGCATCCCGAACCCGGCCGACTACGAGCTCGAGGACAACAACTCGATGTGGGTGCCCGACTTCTCGTCGGAGCACTTCAACAAGATGCTCTTCACCGACGAAGGCATCACCGAGCGAGTGCGCACCGACCTCACCGGGCCCGACGGCAAGCCCGGCTTCGACATCTCCGGCTACACGATGAAGTCGATGTACGAGGAGATGTCCCGCGGCGCCTACACCGTCACCGGTGAGGCCACCCCGTGGATCACCGTGCCGCACTCCGAGGCCTGGTACGGCGCGAGCACCTGCTTCCTGAACGACGAAGGCGTCTACGAGGCCGGCGAGATCCAGGACCAGCAGGGTCACCCCGACAACCCCAAGGGGCCGGGCCAGCTGCCGATCGACGCAGTCGCAGCACTCGCACAGGCGCAGCCCGACTTCCCGTGGGCCGACTACGACATCGAAGACCAGGGCGACCGCGACGGCGACGGCGACTTCAACGAGCCCGACGGCGTCATCGACCACGTCGTGCTCGTGCACGCCGGTGAAGACAAGTCCGGTGGCGGCGGCGCGCAGGGCACCTACGCAGTCTGGGCGCACTCCTCGGCTGTCGCCGGCGGCGCGGACATCCCGGGCACCGACCTCCAGCTGTCGAACTACATCGTGCAGCCCGAGGACTCGGGCGTCGGCGTGTTCGCACACGAGTACGGCCACGACCTCGGCCTGCCCGACCTGTACGACACCTCGAACCAGGGCAACTCCGACGTCGACTTCTGGGACCTCATGAGCTCCGGCTCGCACTCCGGCCCCATCTTCCAGTCGATGCCGACCCACATGGGCATCTGGGACAAGTGGGTGCTCGGCTGGGTCGACCCCGTGGTGATGAACCCCGGTGACGACACCGAGACCATCAAGGTCGGCCAGACGTCCCGCGCACCCAAGGGCACCGAGGACGGCGTGAAGGTCAACCTTCCCGACAAGGTCGTCACCCTGGCCGAGCCGGCCAGCGGCGAGAACATGTGGTACACCGGAGCCGACCAGGACTGGGGCGACATCCGCATCGCCCGCACGGTCGACGTCCCGACCGACGCGAAGTTCTGGATGAGCAACAACTTCGTCATCGAGGAGGACTGGGACTTCGGCTTCGTCGAGGTCTCGACCGACGGCGGCGACACGTGGACCGACGTCAAGGTCTACAACGAAGACGGCACCGAGGCCACCACGGCCGAGGGCTACCCCGACCCGAACGGCAACCTTCACACCTTCGGTGACAAGAAGTACGGCCTCACGGGCAGCTCCGACGGTTGGGCTCGCCAGTACGTCGACCTCTCGGCATATGCCGGCACCACGGTCGGGGTGCGCCTGCGCCTCGCCACCGATGCCGCATTCCAGGAGCGCGGATGGTTCGCCGACGACTTCGCCGTCACGAGCGGAGCGACCGAGGTCTGGGCCGACGACGTCGAGAGCGGCGACAACGGCTGGACCGCCGAGGTCACCACCTTCGCCGACACGACCGGCCCCGGCTGGCGTATCGACACGGGCACGTCGAGCAAGGCGCAGTACTACATGGTGGAGTGGCGCAACTTCGACGGGTTCGACGAGGGCCTGAAGTACGGCTACAACTCGGTGTACAGCGCCGGTGCGTGGAAGGTCGAGAAGGTCGCGTACAACGCTCCCGGAGCGCTGGTCTGGTACCGCGACACGACCTACGGCAACACCAACCACGTGCGCACCAACGAGACGGCACTGCCGAGCTACGGGGCGAAGGGCGGGCTGCTGCTCGTCGACAGCCACTTCGACCCGCTGCGTCGCACCGGTGACGCCGCCGCGGCCGACGGCACGCTGCAGCACAACCTGCCGTCGCGTGCGCAGTCCTCCGACGTCGCCTTCGGCCTCACCCCGACGCACGCCTTCACGGAGTGCATCGCGGGTGCGGAGCTGACGACCGAGTACTGCACCGACATCCCGTCGCGCGCGCCGGTGAGCACCTTCACCGACGACCTCGGCTGGACCTCGGGCCTCGAGGTGCTTCCCGACGGTCGACTGGCCCGCCGCTTCCGCGACGGTTCGGCAGTCGTTCCGTCGCTCGGAAACGCCCCGTACAGCACGCGGATCGTCGACTTCGACGGCAACCCGCTGACCGACCTGTACGGCGCGGCCAGCCCGCTCGGCGGCGTCTTCGGCACCGGCAACCCCGGTGACGACGGCGTTGGCTACGGCACCGTGATCGAGGTGAAGAAGGCGTTCAAGGGCAACCAGTCGGCGCTCATCACGATCACCCCGCCTACCGCAGGCTGA